The following proteins are encoded in a genomic region of Hymenobacter siberiensis:
- a CDS encoding L,D-transpeptidase family protein, which translates to MLRRLSCCVLLLLPIFQLLAQSCTPPTEGQPGTNPADFWRQQRLFPRVRAAEATADPAVTSRLRSHYLDPRRLEIMFRIVKTRVELEVWARNRGGGSFELLHAYPLAATSGTLGPKRQAGDYQVPEGFYEIDRFNPNSNFHLSLGLNYPNAADLALGEPNPGGDIFIHGGAASIGCMPITDAGIEEVYLLAITARTAGQAVIQVHIFPFPITEVELDKHATSPHLAFWRGLIPGYAYFEKQHEPAELLELAVK; encoded by the coding sequence ATGCTGCGTCGACTCTCGTGTTGCGTGCTTCTGCTATTGCCCATTTTTCAGCTGCTGGCCCAGTCCTGCACCCCACCCACCGAGGGACAGCCCGGCACAAATCCGGCCGATTTCTGGCGGCAGCAGCGGCTGTTTCCCCGGGTGCGGGCGGCCGAAGCCACGGCTGACCCGGCCGTGACCAGCCGGCTGCGCAGCCACTACCTCGACCCGCGCCGGCTGGAAATCATGTTCCGCATCGTGAAAACCCGCGTGGAGCTGGAAGTGTGGGCGCGCAACCGAGGCGGCGGGTCGTTCGAACTGCTCCACGCCTACCCGCTGGCGGCCACCTCGGGCACCCTCGGCCCCAAGCGCCAGGCCGGCGACTACCAGGTGCCGGAGGGCTTCTACGAAATCGACCGCTTCAACCCCAACAGCAATTTCCACCTCTCCCTGGGCCTCAACTACCCCAACGCCGCCGATTTGGCGCTGGGCGAGCCCAACCCCGGGGGCGACATTTTCATCCACGGCGGCGCGGCCAGCATCGGCTGCATGCCCATTACCGATGCCGGCATCGAGGAAGTGTACCTACTGGCCATCACTGCCCGGACGGCGGGGCAGGCGGTGATTCAAGTGCACATTTTCCCGTTTCCAATCACCGAAGTTGAGCTGGACAAACACGCTACCAGCCCGCACCTAGCCTTCTGGCGGGGGCTGATACCGGGCTACGCTTACTTTGAAAAGCAGCATGAGCCGGCGGAACTGCTGGAGCTGGCCGTGAAGTAG
- a CDS encoding DUF2461 domain-containing protein yields MQLKPLFTFLSALTKHNDRPWFQERKPTYDQLRKQFEEDAEFWFQELARLDPGIAGPAGRKSIFRIYRDVRFSNNKDPYKTHFSAYFTASGKDIETPGYYVQIGPNGNTLIGGGFYQPDKTQLAAIRQEIDYSAEELKAILNAPDFRRYFGTMSGDRLKKSPAAYSVDHPEIELLKHKSFTATHQMADEAVLSHADFRAHVAEVFAAMVPFCQFLRGAIAK; encoded by the coding sequence ATGCAGCTCAAACCCCTCTTCACCTTCCTCTCCGCCCTCACCAAACACAACGACCGGCCCTGGTTTCAGGAGCGCAAGCCCACCTACGACCAGCTCCGCAAGCAGTTTGAGGAAGACGCCGAATTCTGGTTTCAGGAGCTGGCCCGGCTCGACCCGGGAATAGCCGGGCCGGCCGGCCGCAAAAGCATCTTCCGCATCTACCGCGACGTGCGTTTCAGCAACAACAAGGACCCGTACAAAACGCACTTTTCGGCTTACTTCACTGCCAGTGGCAAGGATATTGAAACGCCGGGCTATTACGTGCAGATTGGCCCCAATGGCAACACGCTCATCGGCGGCGGCTTCTACCAGCCCGATAAAACCCAGCTGGCCGCCATCCGCCAGGAAATCGACTACAGCGCTGAGGAGCTAAAAGCCATTCTGAACGCGCCCGATTTCCGGCGCTACTTCGGCACCATGAGCGGCGACAGGCTCAAAAAATCTCCCGCCGCCTACTCTGTCGACCATCCCGAAATCGAGCTGCTCAAGCACAAAAGCTTCACCGCCACGCATCAGATGGCCGATGAGGCCGTGCTGAGCCACGCCGATTTCCGCGCCCACGTA
- a CDS encoding bifunctional YncE family protein/alkaline phosphatase family protein, which yields MSSLKKYRPFASLLPLLALLGCSGNPSTQAAPEAPGVLPGPIAGTIQTLLSNGWKLSPAGTTTPLGDLPLSLQTSPDGRLAAVTNAGWGENSVQLLDAATGQVLDTRVVPAAWAGLAFAPDGRTLYASGGQYNRIHCFRIEGRKLLPDSAFVLGAKWPKQKIGVAGLAVDGRRNVLYAVTREDNSLYTFDLKTRRILRTLRLPAEAYGTLLSPDGARLYITLWGGHAVAVYDVEKQQLLASIPVESHPNDLVLTRDGRRLFVANANSNSVSVIDTRLGQVTETLNTALFPASPAGSTPDGLALNADDSQLFIANADNNCLAVFDVREARASRPLGFIPTGWYPTAVAVAGNQLLIANGKGSTSKPNPNGPNPVRDDGEKGKGYIGGLLLGSLSRLPVPDEKALAAFSAQVYANTPFTKAREAAPEVPAGSPVPRRVGEASPIKHVFYIIKENRTYDQVLGDLPAGNGDASLCLFPDKVTPNHHALTREFVLLDNFYVDAEVSADGHNWSTAAYATDFVEKSWPGNYSGRGGEYDFEGKRGEVAEPKDGFLWDYCRRAGRSYRSYGEFVYKGKASVPAIEGHFCEPYAGFDLHVRDVDRERIWEQDFDRLVAANQLPDLSIIRLPNDHTYGARKGELSPLSYAADNDLALGRLIEHLSQSAVWKESVVMVVEDDAQNGPDHVDAHRSTAYLVGPYVRRHAVVHTAYTTSGMLRTLELILGLPPMSQYDAAAPPLWACFTAKPDFKPYILRPATTPQDVRNTAFNAPARRSLKFDMSREDAAPDLAFNENIWQAIRGEHSHMPAPRRSAAVREAKTKHEAKEEED from the coding sequence ATGTCCTCTCTCAAAAAATACCGCCCTTTCGCTTCTTTATTGCCGCTTCTGGCGCTGCTTGGCTGCTCCGGCAACCCCAGCACCCAGGCCGCGCCCGAAGCGCCCGGCGTGCTGCCCGGCCCCATCGCCGGCACCATCCAAACGCTACTTTCCAACGGTTGGAAACTCAGCCCCGCCGGCACCACCACACCCCTCGGCGACCTCCCCCTGAGCCTGCAAACCAGCCCCGACGGCCGCCTGGCCGCCGTGACCAATGCCGGCTGGGGCGAAAACTCGGTGCAGCTCCTCGATGCCGCCACCGGCCAGGTGCTCGATACCCGCGTGGTGCCGGCCGCCTGGGCCGGCCTGGCTTTCGCGCCCGATGGCCGCACGCTCTACGCTTCCGGCGGGCAGTACAATCGCATTCACTGCTTCCGGATTGAAGGCCGGAAGCTGCTGCCCGACAGTGCTTTTGTGCTGGGTGCAAAGTGGCCCAAGCAGAAAATCGGTGTGGCCGGCCTCGCCGTCGATGGCCGCCGCAACGTGCTCTACGCCGTGACGCGGGAGGACAACTCGCTCTACACTTTTGACCTGAAAACGCGCCGCATCCTGCGCACCCTCCGGCTGCCCGCCGAGGCTTACGGCACCCTGCTCAGCCCCGATGGCGCCCGGCTTTACATCACGCTCTGGGGCGGCCACGCGGTGGCAGTTTATGATGTGGAAAAGCAGCAGCTGCTGGCTTCGATTCCCGTCGAAAGCCACCCCAACGACCTGGTGCTGACCCGCGATGGCCGCCGCCTGTTCGTGGCCAATGCCAACAGCAACTCGGTTTCGGTCATTGATACCCGCCTCGGCCAGGTCACCGAAACGCTGAATACGGCCCTGTTTCCCGCCTCGCCCGCCGGCAGCACCCCCGATGGACTGGCTCTGAACGCCGATGACAGCCAGCTGTTTATCGCCAACGCCGACAACAATTGCCTGGCCGTGTTCGACGTGCGCGAGGCCCGCGCCAGTCGGCCGCTCGGCTTCATCCCCACCGGCTGGTACCCCACGGCGGTGGCCGTGGCCGGCAATCAACTGCTGATTGCCAACGGCAAAGGCAGCACTTCCAAACCCAACCCCAACGGCCCCAACCCGGTGCGCGACGACGGCGAAAAAGGCAAAGGCTACATCGGCGGGCTACTGCTGGGCTCGCTCTCGCGCCTGCCCGTGCCCGACGAAAAAGCCCTGGCCGCGTTCTCGGCCCAGGTGTATGCCAACACGCCCTTCACCAAAGCCCGCGAGGCTGCGCCCGAAGTGCCCGCCGGCAGCCCCGTGCCCCGCCGCGTGGGCGAGGCCTCGCCCATCAAACACGTCTTCTACATTATCAAGGAAAACCGCACCTATGACCAAGTACTGGGCGATTTGCCGGCTGGTAACGGCGATGCCAGCCTCTGCCTCTTCCCCGACAAGGTGACGCCCAACCACCACGCCCTCACCCGGGAGTTTGTGCTGCTCGATAATTTCTATGTGGATGCCGAAGTGAGCGCCGACGGCCACAACTGGAGCACAGCCGCCTACGCCACCGATTTCGTGGAAAAAAGCTGGCCCGGCAACTACAGCGGCCGGGGCGGCGAGTATGATTTCGAGGGCAAGCGCGGCGAAGTAGCCGAGCCCAAGGACGGTTTCCTGTGGGACTACTGCCGCCGCGCCGGCCGCAGCTACCGCAGCTATGGCGAGTTCGTGTACAAGGGCAAAGCCAGCGTGCCGGCCATCGAAGGCCACTTTTGCGAACCCTACGCCGGCTTCGACCTGCACGTGCGGGACGTGGACCGGGAGCGCATCTGGGAGCAGGATTTCGACCGCCTCGTGGCCGCCAACCAGCTGCCCGACCTCAGCATCATCCGCCTGCCCAACGACCACACCTACGGCGCCCGCAAAGGCGAGCTCAGCCCGCTGAGCTACGCCGCCGACAACGACCTGGCCCTAGGCCGCCTGATTGAGCACCTCTCGCAAAGCGCCGTCTGGAAAGAATCGGTGGTGATGGTGGTGGAAGACGACGCCCAGAACGGCCCCGACCACGTCGATGCGCACCGCTCCACGGCCTACCTCGTGGGGCCGTACGTCCGCCGCCACGCCGTGGTGCACACCGCCTACACCACGTCTGGCATGCTGCGCACGCTGGAACTCATTCTCGGCCTGCCGCCCATGAGCCAGTACGATGCCGCCGCCCCGCCGCTCTGGGCCTGCTTCACCGCGAAGCCCGATTTCAAGCCCTACATCCTGCGCCCCGCTACCACCCCGCAGGACGTGCGCAACACCGCCTTCAACGCCCCCGCCCGGCGCTCCCTCAAGTTCGATATGAGCCGCGAAGACGCCGCGCCCGACCTGGCTTTCAACGAGAATATCTGGCAGGCCATTCGGGGCGAGCACAGCCACATGCCTGCCCCGCGCCGCAGCGCCGCCGTGCGCGAAGCCAAAACGAAACACGAGGCGAAAGAGGAAGAGGATTGA